In Candidatus Berkelbacteria bacterium, the following are encoded in one genomic region:
- a CDS encoding S1 RNA-binding domain-containing protein, which yields MAKTTQGPKTMAELVELMGDSLIPFNQGDVVEVTVLSSSRDNIMVDVAGLATGIIPEKEFSTAGTKVDPGEKIQAYVVSTENDNGYVILSLKKAERERIWNMLEQRNNEGEILNVRIVQANKGGLVAEYNNMQGFIPVSQLSAKNYPRVGGDRLKIKKKLSELIGSNLPVKIISYDKNAKKIIFSEKAVVDSDLEEKAQKFEIGQKVKGNITGIVDFGLFVDIGELEGLVHISQVSWQRINNLKDHFKVGQEIEAEVVNIDAGRVSLSIKKLLPDPWQTEVKNLEVGGKATGTVTQVTPYGAFVKISDNLEGLFHVSQMGGGKPEELVQESKQYEFEVISIEPELRKISLKLAETKTEDK from the coding sequence ATGGCAAAAACAACTCAAGGACCGAAGACAATGGCCGAGCTCGTTGAGCTCATGGGCGACTCGCTCATTCCCTTTAACCAAGGAGACGTTGTCGAGGTGACCGTTCTCTCCAGCTCACGCGACAACATTATGGTTGACGTTGCGGGCTTGGCAACTGGCATCATTCCGGAAAAAGAGTTTTCGACCGCTGGTACTAAAGTAGATCCTGGCGAAAAGATCCAGGCTTACGTCGTTTCGACCGAAAATGACAACGGTTACGTAATTCTAAGTTTGAAGAAGGCCGAGCGCGAGCGCATCTGGAATATGCTCGAGCAGCGTAACAATGAGGGCGAAATCCTGAACGTTCGCATCGTCCAGGCCAATAAAGGTGGGTTAGTTGCCGAGTACAACAACATGCAGGGCTTCATTCCCGTGAGTCAACTCTCAGCCAAGAATTACCCGCGCGTTGGCGGCGACAGACTAAAAATTAAAAAGAAATTAAGCGAGCTTATCGGCTCAAATTTGCCGGTAAAAATTATTAGCTACGACAAAAACGCTAAGAAGATAATCTTCTCCGAAAAGGCAGTGGTTGATTCGGACCTAGAAGAAAAGGCGCAGAAGTTTGAGATTGGGCAAAAGGTCAAAGGCAACATTACTGGCATCGTTGATTTTGGGCTCTTTGTCGATATCGGCGAGCTCGAAGGCTTGGTCCACATCTCCCAGGTTTCCTGGCAGCGAATCAATAACCTGAAAGACCACTTTAAGGTTGGTCAAGAAATTGAGGCTGAAGTCGTCAATATTGATGCCGGTCGCGTCTCGCTCTCTATCAAAAAGCTCCTGCCAGACCCGTGGCAGACTGAGGTTAAGAACCTTGAAGTGGGCGGCAAAGCTACTGGCACGGTTACGCAAGTAACCCCGTACGGCGCCTTCGTTAAAATCAGCGACAACTTAGAAGGTCTGTTTCATGTTTCCCAAATGGGAGGCGGCAAGCCGGAAGAGTTAGTCCAGGAAAGTAAGCAGTACGAGTTCGAAGTTATTTCTATCGAGCCAGAGCTGCGTAAGATTTCTCTCAAACTCGCCGAAACTAAGACGGAAGACAAGTAG
- a CDS encoding MaoC family dehydratase, whose translation MSNRKVPRWHKVTQGDFDQYVGVSGDRNPLHTDPNFARTLLGQKLCTNPIIHGTMIMMILSRDVWTEYGDGATAGGCKEQRFRVPVEVGDEIGFNYEETDRQATKIGADKWDGFLVTVRVTAYKKIGERELRIGGLLTEVVVPTAETLAVVKERLKVKTTAPVLVTQPQATA comes from the coding sequence ATGAGCAATCGAAAAGTCCCTCGTTGGCATAAAGTCACTCAAGGTGACTTCGACCAGTATGTCGGTGTTTCCGGGGACCGTAACCCGCTACACACTGACCCTAACTTTGCCCGCACCCTGCTCGGCCAGAAACTGTGCACCAACCCGATCATTCACGGCACTATGATCATGATGATCTTGAGCCGCGACGTTTGGACGGAGTACGGCGACGGCGCCACCGCCGGAGGCTGCAAAGAGCAGCGTTTCCGTGTCCCGGTGGAGGTCGGCGACGAGATCGGCTTCAACTACGAAGAAACCGATCGCCAAGCCACCAAGATCGGTGCGGACAAGTGGGACGGCTTTCTCGTCACGGTAAGGGTGACCGCCTATAAGAAGATCGGCGAACGCGAACTACGTATCGGCGGGCTTCTGACAGAGGTCGTGGTACCCACAGCGGAAACCCTGGCCGTGGTCAAGGAGCGTCTGAAAGTAAAGACCACGGCACCGGTACTCGTGACCCAGCCTCAGGCTACGGCCTAG